One Malus domestica chromosome 11, GDT2T_hap1 genomic region harbors:
- the LOC103447756 gene encoding large ribosomal subunit protein uL23-like produces MAPRKADVSKKADPKSQAVKAARALKSGPAVKKVKKIRTSVTFHRPRTLKKERNPKYPRISATPRNKLDHYQILKYPLTTESAMKKIEDNNTLVFIVDIRADKKKIKDAVKKMYDIQTKKVNTLIRPDGTKKAYVRLTPDYDALDVANKIGII; encoded by the exons CTGATGTTTCAAAAAAGGCTGACCCAAAGTCACAAGCCGTGAAGGCTGCAAGGGCTTTGAAATCTGGCCCTGCTGTTAAGAAAGTTAAGAAGATCAGAACCTCAGTTACATTTCACCGCCCTAGGACATTGAAAAAGGAGAGGAACCCTAAGTACCCTCGTATTAGTGCTACACCGAGGAACAAGCTTGATCATTATCAAATATTGAAATATCCTCTTACCACTGAGTCTGCAATGAAGAAGATTGAAGATAACAACACTTTGGTCTTTATTGTTGACATACGTGCTGACAAGAAGAAAATCAAGGATGCAGTCAAGAAGATGTACGACATTCAGACCAAGAAAGTGAATACCTTGATCAG GCCCGATGGTACCAAAAAGGCTTATGTTAGGCTAACCCCTGACTACGATGCTTTGGATGTGGCAAACAAAATCGGTATCATCTAA